A stretch of the Thermofilum adornatum genome encodes the following:
- a CDS encoding DUF371 domain-containing protein, translating into MVRLLDGTPIEIINAKGHPNIRATHKTTMEITRDPELTPRGDCIIGVKADKAAKDLSPQTLNLIKTPAPILIIIYLPQHDTYDHFYAHGNPNLNPTHPASIVIRKSTYIDPRTIATQSQKAANDLPQHIKNHLKNPDTHIQLIITHPNQTPQQVIQLIKSQSY; encoded by the coding sequence ATGGTTCGGCTTCTAGACGGCACACCCATAGAGATAATCAACGCCAAGGGACACCCAAACATACGCGCAACCCACAAAACCACAATGGAGATAACCAGAGACCCAGAACTCACACCACGCGGAGACTGCATCATCGGAGTAAAAGCAGACAAAGCCGCAAAAGACCTCTCACCACAAACCCTAAACCTAATCAAGACCCCAGCCCCAATACTAATCATAATCTACCTACCACAACACGACACATACGACCACTTCTACGCCCACGGAAACCCAAACCTAAACCCCACACACCCAGCCTCCATAGTAATAAGAAAAAGCACCTACATCGACCCACGCACAATCGCGACACAGTCCCAAAAAGCCGCAAACGACCTACCACAACACATCAAAAACCACCTAAAAAACCCAGACACCCACATACAACTCATAATCACACACCCAAACCAAACACCACAACAAGTAATACAGCTAATCAAGAGCCAGTCATATTAA
- the fen gene encoding flap endonuclease-1, which translates to MGVKIKELVEPVAKEVDLEFFAKKVIAIDAYNILYQFLATIRQKDGTPLMDAQGNITSHLNGLFYRTINFVEVGIKPVYVFDGKPPELKQKELERRLQVKVQAEQKYKEAIERGDLEEARVYAQQTSRLSTSMVEDAKLLLQYMGIPYINAPSEGEAQAAHLAKKGDAWATGSQDFDSLLFGSPRLVRNLGVTGKRKLPRKDVYVEVKPEIIELEQLLKTHGITHEQLIVIGILVGTDYAPEGAKDIGVKKALKLVKELRDPDKIFKTVEWQSDVPPQEILKLFQNPPVTDNYTLTWRQPDKEKIISLLVDKHQFSLDRVTNALDRLEKAYNTHFRQQSLETWFGF; encoded by the coding sequence GTGGGAGTTAAAATAAAGGAGCTAGTAGAGCCCGTAGCAAAGGAGGTAGACCTAGAATTCTTCGCCAAAAAGGTCATAGCCATAGACGCCTACAACATCCTCTACCAGTTCCTCGCAACAATAAGGCAGAAAGACGGCACACCCCTAATGGACGCACAGGGCAACATAACCAGCCACCTCAACGGCCTATTCTACAGGACAATAAACTTCGTAGAGGTAGGCATAAAGCCCGTCTACGTCTTCGACGGCAAGCCCCCAGAACTCAAACAGAAGGAGCTGGAGAGAAGGCTACAGGTAAAAGTCCAGGCAGAACAAAAATACAAGGAGGCAATCGAGAGAGGAGACCTCGAGGAAGCCAGAGTCTATGCACAGCAGACCAGCAGGCTCTCCACGTCCATGGTCGAAGACGCCAAGCTACTCCTACAGTACATGGGCATACCATACATAAACGCCCCAAGCGAGGGAGAAGCCCAGGCCGCACACCTAGCAAAAAAGGGAGACGCCTGGGCCACGGGCAGCCAGGACTTCGACTCCCTGTTGTTCGGAAGCCCCAGACTAGTCAGAAACCTCGGCGTCACCGGCAAGAGGAAGCTGCCCAGGAAAGACGTCTACGTAGAAGTAAAGCCAGAAATAATAGAGCTGGAACAGCTCCTAAAAACACACGGCATAACACATGAACAGCTAATAGTCATAGGCATACTCGTAGGCACAGACTACGCCCCAGAAGGCGCAAAAGACATAGGCGTAAAAAAGGCACTAAAACTAGTCAAAGAGCTCAGGGACCCCGACAAAATCTTCAAAACAGTCGAGTGGCAAAGCGACGTCCCGCCCCAAGAAATACTAAAGCTCTTCCAAAACCCACCAGTCACAGACAACTACACCCTCACGTGGAGACAGCCAGACAAAGAAAAAATCATAAGCCTACTAGTAGACAAGCACCAGTTCTCCCTAGACAGGGTAACAAACGCCCTAGACAGGCTAGAAAAAGCATACAACACACACTTCCGCCAACAATCACTGGAAACATGGTTCGGCTTCTAG
- a CDS encoding CDC48 family AAA ATPase translates to MSDGEKPQEIELKVLEVRQHEAGRGRVRIDEDAMEALGISAGDVVEIEGKRKTVAVAWPGYAEDKGKGVIRMDGWTRKNAGVSIGDKVKVRRAEVKPATFVRLAPVSMTLAVDENFIAYVKKRLLDRPIIEGDVIQIPVLGQVIHFTVTNIKPKGVVVVTDKTQLKILERPVDTGKIPRVTYDDIGDLEEAKQKIREMVELPLRHPELFKRLGIDPPKGILLYGPPGTGKTLLAKAVANETDAYFIAINGPEIMSKFYGESEQRLREIFEEAKEHAPAIIFIDEIDAIAPKREEVTGEVEKRVVAQLLALMDGLEARGDVIVIGATNRPNAVDPALRRPGRFDREIEIGIPDKRGRLEILKVHTRSMPLAKDVDLEKLAEITHGYVGADIAALCREAAMKALRRVLPKIDLEREEIPVEVLETIEVTMEDFMNAYREITPSALREIEVEVPTVRWTDIGGLEEVKQQLREAVEWPLKYPDSFRRLGIDPPKGILLYGPPGTGKTLLAKAVATESEANFVSIKGPEVFSKWVGESERAVRELFRKARQVAPSIIFIDEIDALAPMRGLVSTDSGVTERVVSQLLTEIDGLERLEGVVVIAATNRPDIIDPALLRPGRFDRLIYVPPPDEKARLEILKVHTRNMPLAEDVDLLEIAKKTEGYTGADIEVLVREAGLLALRENINIDKVYARHFEEALKKVKPSLTQDIIKFYEAWNERARKVSKQQLTVTGFYV, encoded by the coding sequence TTGAGTGATGGAGAAAAACCCCAAGAAATAGAGCTGAAGGTCTTGGAGGTCAGGCAACACGAGGCTGGAAGAGGCAGAGTAAGAATAGACGAAGACGCAATGGAGGCACTCGGCATCAGCGCGGGCGACGTCGTAGAGATAGAGGGCAAGAGAAAGACCGTGGCAGTGGCGTGGCCGGGCTACGCCGAGGACAAGGGGAAAGGAGTCATAAGGATGGATGGCTGGACACGTAAAAACGCCGGGGTAAGCATCGGCGACAAGGTGAAGGTGCGCAGGGCCGAAGTAAAGCCAGCAACGTTTGTCAGGCTGGCCCCAGTCTCAATGACGCTAGCGGTGGACGAGAACTTCATTGCATATGTCAAGAAACGCCTGCTCGACAGGCCGATAATAGAGGGAGACGTTATACAGATACCCGTACTTGGGCAAGTGATACACTTCACTGTCACAAACATAAAGCCAAAGGGAGTAGTAGTCGTAACCGACAAGACACAGCTAAAGATACTTGAAAGACCAGTAGACACAGGCAAAATACCAAGGGTCACCTACGACGACATCGGAGACCTAGAGGAGGCCAAGCAGAAGATACGTGAAATGGTCGAGCTGCCCCTCAGACACCCCGAGCTCTTCAAGCGCCTAGGCATCGACCCGCCGAAGGGCATCCTGCTCTACGGCCCCCCAGGCACAGGCAAGACCCTGCTGGCAAAGGCCGTCGCAAACGAGACAGACGCATACTTCATAGCAATCAACGGCCCAGAAATAATGAGCAAGTTTTATGGCGAAAGCGAGCAGAGGCTAAGAGAAATCTTTGAAGAGGCAAAAGAGCACGCCCCGGCAATAATATTCATAGACGAGATCGACGCCATAGCCCCAAAGAGGGAGGAAGTAACAGGAGAAGTAGAAAAGAGAGTAGTAGCACAGCTACTAGCACTAATGGACGGACTCGAGGCACGCGGAGACGTGATAGTCATAGGCGCAACAAACAGGCCCAACGCTGTTGACCCAGCCCTCAGGAGGCCTGGCAGGTTCGACAGGGAAATAGAGATAGGCATACCAGACAAGCGTGGACGCCTAGAGATACTCAAGGTACACACCAGGAGCATGCCGCTAGCAAAGGACGTCGACCTCGAGAAGCTAGCAGAGATAACACACGGGTACGTAGGCGCAGACATAGCCGCCCTCTGCAGAGAAGCCGCAATGAAGGCCCTGAGAAGGGTTCTCCCAAAGATAGACCTAGAACGCGAAGAAATCCCAGTAGAAGTCCTAGAGACAATCGAAGTCACAATGGAGGACTTCATGAATGCATACAGAGAAATAACTCCAAGCGCCCTCAGGGAAATCGAGGTAGAAGTCCCAACTGTACGCTGGACCGACATAGGTGGACTAGAAGAAGTAAAACAGCAACTCCGCGAGGCAGTAGAATGGCCACTGAAATATCCAGACTCGTTTAGGCGCCTAGGCATCGACCCGCCCAAGGGCATCCTGCTATATGGTCCGCCAGGCACTGGCAAGACCCTGTTGGCAAAGGCCGTAGCCACCGAGAGCGAGGCAAACTTTGTAAGCATAAAGGGTCCAGAAGTCTTCAGCAAGTGGGTAGGAGAAAGCGAGAGGGCAGTAAGGGAGCTCTTCAGGAAGGCCAGACAGGTCGCCCCAAGCATAATCTTCATCGACGAGATAGACGCCCTCGCGCCGATGAGGGGACTCGTCTCGACAGACTCGGGCGTAACAGAGCGCGTAGTAAGCCAGCTCCTCACAGAGATAGACGGCCTAGAAAGGCTTGAGGGCGTGGTCGTGATTGCCGCCACTAACAGGCCAGACATTATTGACCCGGCTTTGCTGAGGCCTGGAAGGTTTGACCGCTTGATATATGTCCCGCCGCCAGACGAGAAGGCCAGGCTAGAGATACTCAAGGTACACACGAGGAACATGCCGCTCGCAGAAGACGTAGACCTCCTAGAAATAGCCAAAAAGACAGAAGGCTACACAGGGGCAGACATAGAGGTGCTCGTGAGGGAGGCTGGTCTCCTAGCTCTACGAGAAAACATAAACATTGACAAGGTCTATGCCAGGCACTTCGAAGAGGCACTAAAGAAGGTCAAGCCGTCCCTCACACAGGACATTATAAAGTTCTACGAGGCCTGGAACGAGAGGGCCAGGAAAGTCTCCAAGCAACAGCTAACCGTAACAGGATTCTACGTGTGA
- a CDS encoding peptidylprolyl isomerase: protein MGLQKGEFVLINYTLTVLDDTQEKVIDTTYKEVAEKAGLKTENVVFEPELVIIGEGFVIKPIEDVLVEMNENEKREFVLEPSQAFGERDPKNIVILPARELSSRGVIPRVGEEVEIEGRRGRVIRIGAGRVTIDFNHPFAGKKVKVELTLEKILKDDAEKIRELFHRWFRNIPKENIKTEIAGDTVKIEVPTSIFLIENAFTLLSGFVRDVQRHFENINNVEFVAKVPIERPKKEEEKKGEAAKEESKESSAGQESASQESRAEAKEEQ, encoded by the coding sequence ATGGGACTGCAGAAGGGAGAATTCGTACTGATCAACTACACGCTCACGGTGCTCGACGACACGCAGGAAAAAGTTATTGACACCACCTACAAGGAGGTTGCCGAGAAGGCTGGGCTCAAGACCGAGAACGTAGTCTTCGAGCCTGAACTAGTCATTATTGGGGAGGGCTTCGTCATAAAACCCATCGAGGACGTACTTGTAGAGATGAATGAGAATGAAAAGAGAGAGTTCGTCCTCGAGCCTTCCCAGGCCTTCGGCGAGAGAGACCCTAAAAACATCGTGATTCTCCCAGCGAGGGAGCTTTCAAGCAGGGGGGTCATACCAAGGGTCGGCGAAGAAGTAGAGATCGAGGGAAGGAGGGGCCGCGTCATAAGGATAGGCGCGGGCAGAGTTACAATAGACTTTAACCATCCATTTGCAGGCAAAAAGGTCAAGGTAGAGTTGACTCTCGAAAAGATCCTCAAGGACGATGCAGAAAAAATTAGGGAACTGTTCCACAGGTGGTTCAGGAACATCCCCAAAGAAAACATAAAGACAGAGATAGCCGGAGACACAGTAAAAATAGAGGTGCCAACCTCGATATTCCTCATTGAAAACGCTTTCACGCTACTCAGCGGCTTTGTGAGGGATGTCCAGAGGCACTTCGAAAATATCAACAATGTAGAATTCGTAGCCAAGGTGCCCATCGAGAGGCCAAAGAAGGAGGAAGAAAAGAAAGGAGAAGCAGCGAAGGAGGAGTCTAAGGAGTCTTCCGCTGGGCAAGAAAGTGCTTCGCAAGAATCCAGAGCCGAGGCGAAGGAGGAGCAGTAG
- a CDS encoding UPF0179 family protein, translating into MVTESFASKGSIFQPMLSSKCIGCENFSVCIGALRPLVSYRVVSTRNHYNVCPALAERMQVVEVEELPFQVILEAQVAIPGASVRYTRPSCGEDIKKQYPLECNPVYLEEGEKINVIKRVAKVGENLYLCEVEATAPPSPRLWILAKHFLAQRKTP; encoded by the coding sequence ATGGTAACCGAGTCCTTCGCGTCGAAGGGGTCAATTTTCCAGCCGATGCTTTCCAGCAAGTGCATTGGCTGTGAAAACTTCTCTGTATGCATAGGCGCGCTCAGGCCACTAGTCAGCTATAGGGTGGTCTCTACCCGGAACCACTACAACGTGTGCCCGGCGCTGGCGGAGAGAATGCAAGTAGTCGAGGTAGAAGAGTTGCCCTTCCAGGTGATTCTAGAAGCCCAGGTAGCGATACCGGGTGCATCTGTCCGATACACTAGGCCATCTTGTGGCGAGGACATAAAAAAGCAGTACCCCCTAGAGTGCAACCCGGTCTACCTAGAAGAAGGCGAAAAAATAAACGTTATAAAGCGTGTCGCAAAAGTCGGAGAAAACCTTTACCTATGCGAAGTGGAGGCTACTGCTCCTCCTTCGCCTCGGCTCTGGATTCTTGCGAAGCACTTTCTTGCCCAGCGGAAGACTCCTTAG
- a CDS encoding translation initiation factor IF-2 subunit gamma encodes MSDDEFAEAIKKQPLVNIGTAGHVDHGKTTLVQALTGIWASRHSEEIKRGITLKIGYADAEIYRCPKCPPPQAYYTSATMPKDGKCKYCGTPLEFVRKVSFVDVPGHEMLMSIMLAGTALMDGALLVIDATKECPQPQTREHLTALSIIGVKNIVIVQNKIDVVSKERAKENYEEIKRFVEGTVAENAPIIPVSALHKVNIDALIWALEKYIPTPKRDTSKPPRMYVIRSFDVNKPGTSVKDMVGGVLGGTVVQGKFELGHEIEIRPGIKLKKDGQEVYEPVYTTITSLKTGNQPLEKAYPGGLIAVGTTLDPSLTKADALIGNVVGYPGTLPPALYDVEIDTYLLERVVGIDQPLKVEPIKAGEILLINIGTSLSIGQATSTRDNVVHLKLRIPVVAEKGDRVAISRQIAGKWRLIGYGYVK; translated from the coding sequence ATGAGTGATGATGAATTTGCAGAAGCCATTAAAAAACAGCCACTAGTCAATATAGGTACCGCGGGACACGTCGACCATGGCAAGACAACGCTGGTCCAGGCGCTTACGGGTATATGGGCCTCGAGGCACAGCGAAGAGATAAAGAGAGGCATAACCCTAAAGATTGGCTACGCTGATGCCGAGATATACAGGTGCCCAAAGTGTCCCCCGCCGCAGGCCTACTATACTAGTGCCACGATGCCTAAGGACGGGAAGTGCAAGTATTGTGGAACTCCCCTAGAATTCGTTAGGAAAGTCTCGTTCGTCGACGTGCCGGGACACGAAATGCTCATGTCAATCATGCTTGCAGGCACAGCCCTCATGGATGGCGCACTCCTGGTCATCGACGCTACTAAGGAGTGTCCCCAGCCCCAGACCCGGGAACACTTGACGGCTCTCTCAATAATCGGCGTGAAAAACATAGTTATCGTCCAAAACAAGATAGACGTTGTCTCGAAGGAGCGTGCAAAGGAAAACTACGAAGAAATAAAGAGGTTTGTCGAGGGAACAGTAGCAGAAAATGCTCCAATTATACCTGTGTCAGCTCTACACAAGGTCAACATAGACGCGCTGATATGGGCCCTCGAGAAGTACATTCCTACCCCCAAGAGAGACACATCCAAGCCCCCCAGAATGTACGTGATAAGGTCATTTGACGTCAACAAGCCTGGCACCAGCGTCAAGGACATGGTTGGGGGAGTTCTGGGTGGAACAGTTGTCCAGGGCAAGTTCGAGCTTGGACACGAGATAGAGATAAGGCCTGGAATCAAGCTAAAGAAGGACGGCCAAGAGGTCTACGAGCCAGTCTACACCACTATAACCTCGCTAAAGACGGGGAACCAGCCGCTTGAAAAAGCCTACCCAGGAGGCCTAATAGCAGTGGGAACAACACTTGACCCAAGCCTCACAAAGGCAGACGCGCTGATTGGGAACGTTGTAGGCTACCCGGGCACTCTGCCACCGGCTCTCTACGACGTAGAGATAGATACATATCTTTTAGAGAGAGTCGTGGGAATTGATCAGCCCCTCAAGGTCGAACCAATCAAGGCGGGCGAAATACTGCTGATAAACATCGGCACCTCCCTGTCCATCGGGCAAGCGACAAGCACCAGAGACAACGTGGTACACTTGAAGCTCCGCATCCCAGTAGTGGCGGAAAAGGGCGACAGGGTCGCCATCTCTAGGCAGATCGCCGGCAAATGGAGGCTTATAGGCTACGGCTACGTAAAGTAA
- the psmB gene encoding archaeal proteasome endopeptidase complex subunit beta, giving the protein MAIEKNFLKGTTTVGIVGKDFVVLAADRRATAGSYIANKQVWKIVEIDSHVAATIAGTVGDAQMLIDRLKVEAGYYKTTVGTPIPVKSLATLTSLILFNYRPILLVQMLIGGLDGDGPSLYSVDWLGTVTQEKYTATGSGSPYAVSMLEHEYREDMTLEEAVNLAVKAVNVALARDPGSGEGVDVATVTREGVKLIRR; this is encoded by the coding sequence ATGGCTATTGAAAAGAACTTCCTGAAGGGCACAACTACTGTCGGAATAGTGGGTAAGGACTTTGTGGTTCTTGCTGCTGATAGGAGGGCAACGGCTGGGAGCTATATTGCCAACAAGCAGGTATGGAAAATAGTCGAGATAGATTCACATGTAGCGGCGACTATAGCTGGGACTGTTGGAGACGCACAAATGCTTATCGATAGGCTCAAGGTTGAGGCTGGATACTACAAGACGACTGTTGGGACACCTATACCTGTCAAGAGCCTAGCCACCTTGACGTCGCTTATCCTATTCAATTATAGACCAATACTGCTCGTCCAGATGCTTATAGGCGGGCTGGACGGCGACGGGCCATCCCTCTACTCGGTGGACTGGCTCGGCACGGTTACGCAGGAGAAATACACCGCTACAGGCTCGGGGTCTCCCTACGCTGTCTCGATGCTGGAGCACGAATACAGGGAAGACATGACGCTCGAGGAAGCCGTTAACCTCGCTGTCAAGGCGGTTAATGTTGCCCTGGCAAGGGATCCCGGGAGCGGCGAGGGCGTAGACGTGGCTACAGTTACAAGGGAGGGAGTAAAGCTGATAAGGCGCTAG
- a CDS encoding beta-CASP ribonuclease aCPSF1 translates to MAKSLFQVKFLESIVAVAREIREAIFSTVPRDTEITKVDFEGPKVAIYTRRPQVFLENDGELVKKIAKTIKKRVIIRGDPEKRKSEKETEEVIEKLIPAEAGLKNVYFNDITGEVEIEVLFPEKVTQDALNAIFFETLWTPRVLRRPPVHSRTVKEIRDLYRASKQERIDFLKKLGYKVYRKPIFPTQMVRIVSLGAAREVGRSAILVQTPEANILMDAGLKPTGNGDELPLFDLPEFDVDDLDAVVITHAHLDHIGALPVLFKHGYKGPVYMTEPTLHLAKLLLEDYVKVSEREGKDPLYSMRDVNSFILNTYTMTYGEVTDIAPEIRLTFYRAGHILGSAMIHLHIGDGLINIVYTGDVKYARTMLLDPAYNKFPRAEVLIIESTYGSKTDVLPSEDDAKLELGKIVLETAQRNGIVLIPVLAVGRAQEVLLALLDLMKKQAIPQLPIFIEGMIDEVSAVHMTFPEYLSATIRGMIYNDENPFTSENIHVIRGEAREDVIEKRPAIILATSGMLTGGPVLDYLRMLADDENSSLVFVSYQVEGTLGRKILGGLRKITFSDPSGKAITKDLKMQVYRVEGFSGHSDRRQLEAFIRRMEPTPKTVILNHGETSKIDEFMRYLGSEWFKKKSGLSFEVRAPQNAESIRLV, encoded by the coding sequence TTGGCTAAGAGCCTTTTCCAGGTGAAATTCTTGGAATCAATAGTTGCAGTTGCCAGGGAAATCCGTGAGGCAATATTCAGCACGGTGCCCAGGGATACAGAGATAACAAAGGTAGACTTTGAGGGGCCAAAGGTAGCCATATACACGAGGCGCCCACAAGTGTTCTTGGAAAACGACGGCGAGCTTGTAAAGAAGATTGCCAAGACAATTAAGAAGAGGGTCATTATTCGGGGCGACCCAGAAAAGAGAAAAAGCGAAAAAGAGACAGAGGAAGTAATCGAGAAGCTCATACCAGCAGAGGCCGGGCTAAAAAACGTCTACTTCAACGATATCACAGGCGAGGTCGAAATAGAGGTACTCTTTCCGGAGAAAGTTACACAGGACGCACTAAACGCCATATTCTTCGAGACGCTTTGGACCCCACGTGTATTGAGGAGGCCCCCGGTCCACTCGAGAACCGTGAAGGAGATCAGGGACCTGTACAGGGCGTCGAAGCAAGAGAGAATAGATTTCCTGAAGAAGCTTGGCTACAAGGTCTATAGGAAGCCTATTTTCCCGACACAGATGGTCAGGATAGTCTCGCTCGGCGCGGCAAGGGAGGTCGGCAGGAGCGCCATCCTGGTACAGACGCCGGAGGCAAACATCCTCATGGACGCTGGGTTAAAGCCTACGGGCAATGGTGACGAGCTACCATTGTTCGATTTGCCAGAGTTCGACGTGGACGACCTGGACGCGGTCGTTATTACCCATGCGCACCTCGACCATATAGGCGCCCTGCCCGTGTTGTTCAAGCACGGCTACAAGGGGCCCGTATACATGACCGAGCCAACCCTCCACTTGGCGAAGCTCCTCTTGGAGGACTACGTAAAGGTGTCTGAACGTGAAGGCAAAGACCCGCTATACTCTATGCGTGACGTGAACTCGTTTATTCTCAACACGTACACGATGACATATGGAGAAGTTACCGACATTGCACCGGAGATTAGGCTGACGTTTTACAGGGCTGGACACATCTTGGGATCAGCTATGATCCATCTACATATAGGCGACGGCCTGATAAATATAGTATATACTGGCGACGTGAAGTATGCGAGGACAATGCTTCTCGACCCTGCATACAACAAGTTCCCGAGGGCAGAGGTCTTGATTATTGAGAGCACCTACGGCTCCAAGACAGATGTTTTGCCAAGCGAGGATGACGCGAAGCTGGAGCTCGGGAAAATAGTCCTGGAGACTGCACAGCGAAACGGCATAGTACTTATACCTGTCCTCGCAGTGGGCAGGGCCCAGGAGGTTCTGCTGGCCTTGCTTGACCTGATGAAGAAGCAGGCCATACCACAGCTACCCATATTTATCGAGGGCATGATTGACGAGGTTTCAGCTGTACACATGACTTTCCCAGAATACCTCTCGGCAACAATCAGGGGCATGATCTATAACGATGAAAACCCGTTCACTTCTGAGAATATCCACGTTATACGTGGCGAGGCCCGCGAAGACGTGATAGAAAAGAGGCCGGCAATAATTCTCGCTACATCCGGCATGCTTACGGGCGGCCCCGTGTTGGACTATCTAAGGATGCTTGCAGACGACGAGAACAGTAGTCTTGTCTTCGTAAGCTACCAGGTTGAGGGCACGCTTGGCCGAAAGATTCTTGGAGGCCTCAGGAAGATAACGTTCTCAGACCCCTCTGGGAAAGCCATAACAAAGGATCTAAAAATGCAGGTATACAGGGTTGAGGGCTTTTCTGGGCACAGCGACAGGAGGCAGCTAGAGGCTTTTATACGTAGAATGGAGCCTACACCTAAAACGGTTATCCTCAACCATGGCGAGACAAGCAAGATAGACGAGTTTATGCGTTACCTTGGCAGCGAGTGGTTCAAGAAGAAGTCTGGCCTAAGCTTCGAAGTGAGGGCCCCGCAGAACGCCGAGAGTATACGCCTCGTATAG
- a CDS encoding DUF1947 domain-containing protein yields MSKSPKELKIVSRYLLSKKDRKKLEEEAEKELGKDYVAKIQEAERVEIAIVKHPELSELYFLDNTLAFVRVTGDGFIPSLYYIYKANLSPSYPSVYVDAGAVPKILNGADVMVPGIKKIEGEFGPNTRVLVKELDKARTIAIGLSLMSSQEIKTSQKGKAIKTLHYLGDEVWNLSTK; encoded by the coding sequence ATGAGCAAGTCTCCAAAGGAACTGAAGATAGTTTCGAGGTACCTTCTGAGTAAGAAGGACAGGAAGAAGCTAGAGGAAGAAGCAGAGAAGGAGCTTGGAAAAGACTACGTCGCTAAGATACAGGAAGCAGAACGCGTAGAAATAGCCATAGTCAAACATCCAGAGCTCAGCGAGCTCTACTTTCTAGACAACACCCTGGCATTTGTCAGGGTAACAGGGGACGGATTCATACCCTCTCTATACTATATCTACAAGGCTAATCTATCCCCAAGCTACCCCTCCGTATACGTTGATGCCGGCGCCGTGCCAAAAATCCTAAACGGTGCAGACGTAATGGTTCCAGGAATAAAAAAGATAGAGGGAGAATTCGGGCCCAACACAAGGGTCCTCGTAAAGGAACTAGACAAGGCCAGGACAATAGCTATAGGCTTATCCCTGATGAGTTCACAAGAAATCAAGACCAGCCAAAAAGGAAAAGCCATAAAAACGCTCCACTATCTAGGAGACGAGGTCTGGAACCTCTCAACAAAGTAG
- a CDS encoding MogA/MoaB family molybdenum cofactor biosynthesis protein — MPHHTHSGMHEHKAKALKNLRYAFVTVSTSRFEAKLGEKTIPDESIEVAKKLIEANGDTLVEYVLIPDNPRLLLEAFLELAVREDIDVIVFSGGTGPAPSDVTIQTLGQVLEKTLTGFGDVFRYLSYNEIGPPAFLTNSVAGIFSGKLVFLLPGSPNAVKLALEKLILPESGHILSLARGK, encoded by the coding sequence ATGCCGCACCATACCCATTCTGGGATGCATGAGCACAAAGCCAAGGCCCTGAAAAACCTCAGGTATGCTTTTGTCACGGTCAGCACGTCGCGCTTCGAGGCAAAGCTTGGAGAAAAAACCATACCCGACGAGTCCATAGAAGTAGCTAAAAAGCTCATAGAGGCAAACGGCGACACGCTTGTAGAATACGTTTTGATTCCCGACAACCCGCGGCTCTTGCTTGAAGCATTCCTGGAGCTTGCAGTCAGGGAGGATATAGACGTGATTGTGTTTAGTGGCGGGACGGGGCCCGCGCCCAGCGATGTAACGATCCAGACGCTTGGACAAGTCCTCGAGAAAACCCTGACTGGTTTTGGGGACGTCTTTAGATATCTTAGCTACAACGAGATAGGGCCTCCAGCCTTCCTAACAAACAGTGTTGCCGGCATCTTTTCTGGCAAGCTCGTGTTCCTCTTGCCTGGCTCGCCGAACGCAGTGAAACTTGCATTGGAGAAACTTATATTGCCCGAAAGCGGGCATATCCTGTCGCTGGCTAGGGGTAAGTAG
- the moaC gene encoding cyclic pyranopterin monophosphate synthase MoaC: MSEAGKVRMVDITGKEEVYREATAVGAIKLRRETIEKIRGGEVPKGDVVSVAKTAAILAVKRTWEIIPLCHPIPITSVQVDVELLDEEAKVTVNVKTTARTGVEMEALTGVSVALLTIWDMVKALEKDERGQYPQTEIRSIRVIEKVKKKE, from the coding sequence ATGTCTGAAGCCGGGAAAGTGAGAATGGTCGATATAACTGGGAAAGAGGAGGTCTACCGTGAGGCTACGGCTGTTGGAGCTATAAAGCTACGCAGGGAGACAATCGAGAAGATTAGAGGGGGCGAGGTCCCAAAGGGCGACGTTGTCTCCGTGGCTAAGACCGCGGCTATTCTTGCCGTTAAACGTACGTGGGAAATTATACCCCTATGTCACCCTATTCCAATAACATCTGTACAGGTTGACGTGGAGTTGCTTGACGAAGAGGCAAAGGTCACTGTGAACGTGAAGACAACTGCCAGGACAGGCGTAGAGATGGAGGCCCTTACGGGTGTCAGCGTGGCCCTTCTCACGATTTGGGACATGGTTAAAGCCCTCGAAAAGGATGAGCGCGGCCAATACCCGCAGACAGAAATAAGGTCGATAAGAGTAATTGAAAAGGTAAAGAAAAAGGAGTAA